The region TGCTTTGCCTAACTGAATAAGCATTTTAGCATCAATAATTGCGTTAGCAGAAGATGCACAAGCTGAAACTGTAGTATAGTTAGGACCATGAAATCCATATTCTATAGAAATGTTCCCCGGTGTAATGTCGGCGATCATTTTTGGAATAAAGAATGGATTGAATCTTGGGATACCATTTGAAGCAGCATAACCTAAAACTTCTGTTTCAAAAGTTTCCAGTCCGCCAATTCCGGATCCCCATATAACACCTACACGGTCTTTATCTACATTGTCTTCAACAATACGGCTGTGAGCAATCGCCTCACGAGCAACAACCTGCCCGAATTGCGAGTTACGGTCCATTTTTTTTGCTTCCTTCTTGTCGAAGTAGTTTAATGGATCAAAGTTTTTAACCTCGCAGGCAAATTGAGTTTTAAAATTAGTGGAATCAAAAAGAGTAATTGGAGCTGCTCCACTTGTGCCTTTTACAAGGCTCTCCCAGTACTCATTTGCATTATTTCCTATCGGTGTAAGGGCCCCGAAGCCAGTTACTACTACTCTCTTTAATTCCATAAATTTTCTTTAATGTTCTTCAACAATTATTTGTTGACTACTTCTTCAATATAAGCGATTGCGTGTCCTACTGTTGTAATTTTTTCAGCTTGGTCATCAGGAATCTGAATGTTGAATTCTTTTTCGAACTCCATGATCAACTCAACAGTATCCAGAGAATCTGCTCCTAAATCGTTAGTGAAGCTAGCTTCTGGTGTTACTTCAGTTTCTTCCACGTCTAGCTTATCAGCGATGATAGCTTTAACTCTTGATGCGATGTCTGACATAGTAAATGTATTTTAAAAATTGTTAATCCAACTGCAAATATATAAAAAATCGAATCATTTGCTATTTTTTTAGTCAATTTTGATGATTTGTGTAGTTTGAAAAATTAATGTTCTAAAAACGAATTATTTAAAATTTAATCTGGATTCTTTCATCCTGATTTTATTCATTATTTTTGCTTGAAAATATTACAGAATGAACGATTTTTTTGATAATGACGATGATATTTACGACGGAAATCAACATACACCACTAAGAAAAGATGCTTTTAAGCTGTCTGCAGATGAAAAAGTTCAGAAAATAGAAGGTCTTTTTAGTGAG is a window of Elizabethkingia anophelis R26 DNA encoding:
- a CDS encoding acyl carrier protein, which encodes MSDIASRVKAIIADKLDVEETEVTPEASFTNDLGADSLDTVELIMEFEKEFNIQIPDDQAEKITTVGHAIAYIEEVVNK